In the genome of Bradyrhizobium sp. CB3481, the window CCTACGTCTACCGGATCAAGATGGAATCGACCTCGCGTGTCGAACGCGTGCTGCGGCTCAACGCCGAGATCCGCGAGCAGCGCGACGCCATCGCGGCGCTGCGCGCAGAATGGGCCAAGCTCGACGCGCCGCTGCGGCTGCAGGGGCTCGCCGAGCGTCATCTCAAGCTGCAGCCGCTCACAGCTTCGCAGTACGACCAGCTGAAGAATCTGCCGGAGCGGCCGCCGGCCTTTGCGCGGCCCGGCGCGCCCGATCCGATCGGCGCCATGATCAACACCATCGAAGCCGCCGCCGAGGCGCCGCCCACCACCGGATCGGTGCCAGCGTCGGGAGATCAGCAATGACCGGCCGGGCACTTGCGAGGACCAGAAAGCACGCGGAACCGTGGCGGCAGAGGCTGATCCGCAGCCTGCTCTACGGGCGCAATGTCGACCGCGTCGCCAAGGCGCGGGCGCGCGTCGGGTTGGCGATCCTTTTGTTCGCGACGATCTATGTGGTGCTGGCCGGACGCCTTGTCATGTTCGCGGTCGGCGCCGACAGCCACGGCGCGCGCCGCACCGCTTCGCAGGACGCGATTGCGACCGCGCGGCCTGATATCGTCGACCGCAACGGCGAGGTGCTCGCCACCGATGTCAAGGCGCCGAGCCTGTTCGGCGAGCCGCGCCGCATCATCGACAAGGACGAGGCGATCGAACTTCTGACAGCCGCGCTGCCGGATCTCGACACGGCGGAAGCGCGCACGCGCCTGTCCTCACGCAAGGGCTTTGTCTGGCTGAAGCGCGAGATCACGCCGAAACAGCAGCACGACATTCACAAGCTCGGCATTCCCGGCATCGGCTTCCTGCGCGAGAACAAGCGGGTCTATCCGACCGGCGCTGCGGTCGCGCATCTGATCGGCCTCGTCAACATCGACAACCAGGGCATCGCCGGGATGGAAAAATGGCTGGACAGTAACGGTCTGGCCGATCTGCACCGCGCGGGCTTCGCGACGGACCGTCTGCAGAAGCCGGTGGAGCTGTCGATCGACCTGCGCGTCGAGCACGCGCTGCGCGACGAATTGCTGAAGGCGAAGGAAAAATACAAGGCCAAGGCGGCTTCCGGCCTCGTCTCCAACGTCCGCACCGGCGAGATCGTCGCGCTGGTCTCGCTGCCGGATTTCGATCCCAACAATCCGAAGGAAGCGCACGACCCCGACCGCATCAACCGCCTGACCACGGGCGTGTTCGAAATGGGCTCGACCTTCAAGGCGCTGACGCTGGCGATGGCGCTGGATTCCGGCAAGGCCAACCTCAACTCGCTCTATGACGGGCGCGGCGCGCTGAGGTTCGGCAAGTTCACCATTCACGATACCCATCCGGTCGGCCGCAACATCACGCTGTCCGAAGTGTTCACCTTCTCCTCGAACGTCGGCGCGGCCAAGATCGCGCTGTCGCAGGGCGTCGAGGCGCACAAGGCGTTCCTGAAGAAGCTCGGCCAGATGGACCGGCTGCGCACCGAGTTGCCGGAAAGCGCTTCCCCGATCGTGCCGAAGCGCTGGACCGAGCTCAACACCATCACGGCCTCGTTCGGCCACGGCATCGCGGTGGCGCCGCTGCAGGCGGTGATGGGCATCAACGCCTGCATCAATGGCGGCTACCTGATTCCGCCGACCTTCCTGAAGCGGTCGGAGGAGGAGGCGCGGGCGATCGCCAAGAAGGTGCTGCGCACCGAAACCTCGGACAAGATGCGCTATTTGATGCGGCTGAACGCCGAAGTCGGAACCGCCAAGAAGGCCGACGTGAAGGGCTACTATATCGGCGGCAAGACCGGCACCTCGGAAAAGGTGGTCAACGGCCGCTATTCCAAGAAGCAGGTGCTCAACTCCTTCACGGCGATCATTCCGGCCGACAATCCGCAATACCAGCTTCTGGTCATGCTGGACGAGCCGAAGTCGCTGCCGGAAACCCATGGCTTCATCACCTCGGGCTGGAACGCGGTGCCGACCGGCGGCAAGGTGATTGCCCGCATCGCCCCGCTGCTCGGCGTCGAGCCGCGCTTCGACCTGCCGACGTCGGACCGCCTTATTCTTGCGGCATCGAGGACAACCCAGTAAGGCGTATGACGAGCATGATCCGGAAAAGTGGAGACCGGTTTTCCGACAAGATCATGCTCCCAATATAGAGGCGCCGAGCTGCGCCGGGCCGGACTGGAGCAAGATGAAACTTCGCGATCTCTTCAGCGATGACGCTGCGGTCGAGCCGCAGGCGGCCGCGCTCGATGTGACAGGCCTTAGCTTCGACAGCCGCGCGGTGAAGCCGGGCGACCTGTTCTTCGCACTCGCCGGCTCCAAGACCGACGGTTCCCGCTTCATCGACGCCGCGATCAAATCAGGCGCGGTTGCGGTAGCGGGCGACCGCGCTCCGGCCGACTGCCGCGTGCCCTTCGTCGTCACGCCAAATCCGCGCCGCGCACTGGCGCTGGCGGCGGCGCGGTTCTATCCGCGGCAGCCCACGACCATTGCCGCTGTCACCGGGACCAGCGGCAAGACGTCGGTAGCGGCGTTTACGCGCCAGATTTGGGAGCGGCTCGGTCACATCTCCGCCAGCATCGGCACCATCGGTCTCGTTTCGCCAAAGCGCACCGTCTACGGCTCGCTCACCACACCGGACCCGATCGCGCTGCATAAGCAGCTCGACGAGATCACGGGCGACGGCGTCACGCATCTGGCGTTTGAGGCTTCCTCGCACGGGCTCGACCAGTTCCGCCTCGATGGCGTGCGCGTCGCCGCCGGCGGCTTCACCAACCTGTCGCGCGATCACATGGATTACCATCCGGATGAGGCGCATTACCTGGCCGCCAAGCTGCGGCTGTTCCGCGACCTCGTTCCGCCCGGCGGCGCGGCGGTGATCTCGGCCAATCACGCCTGCTCGGAGCAGGTGATCGAGGCGGCGCGATCGCGGGGCTTGCGGATCATTGCTGTTGGCCGCAATGCGGATGGCGACGGGGAGGGCATCCGCCTCGTCGGCGCCAGCGTCGAAGGGTTTGCGCAGAACCTCGCGCTGGAGACCCGTGGCCGCAACTACACGGTCAAGCTGCCGCTGGTCGGCGAGTTCCAGATCGAGAATTCGCTCGTCGCCGCGGGGCTGGCGATCGGCACCGGCAGCGAGCCTGACGCCGTCTTCGCGGCCCTCGAACATCTCGAAGGCGCCAAGGGGCGGCTGGAGCGCGTCGGCGAACATAACGGCGCGCCTGTTTTCGTCGACTACGCGCACAAGCCGGATGCGTTGGCCAAGGCGCTGCAGGCGCTGCGGCCTTATGCGAAGCGCAAGCTCGTCGTGATCTTCGGCGCAGGCGGCGACCGCGACGCCGGCAAACGGCCGATCATGGGCGCCATCGCCGCCGAGAATGCCGATCACGTCATCGTCACCGACGACAATCCGCGCAGCGAAGATCCGCAAGCGATCCGCGCCGCCATTCTGGCCGCGGCCAAGGGCGCGAGTGAGATCGGCGACCGCGCGGAAGCGATCAGGCGGGCAATCGCGGCGCTGCAGCCCGGCGATGCGCTGCTGATCGCCGGCAAGGGACACGAGACCGGGCAGATCGTCGGCGACAAGGTGCTCCCGTTCAGCGATCATGAGGCGGTGGCGGCCGCGCTGGCAGCGAGGACGAAATGAGCGCGACGGCATTATGGACGATTACCGAAGTCGCGCGTGCGCTCGGAATATCCGGCGACTTTCCGGACACGCCGATCGATTTCGTCACCCAGGACAGCCGGCTGGTGAAGCCGGGCAGCCTGTTCGTGGCGCTCCGCGGCACGCCGAGCGGCGGCTTCATTTCAAGCTTCGCCAGCGCGCGCGACGGCTGGGAATTCGCTGACAGGGCGGAGGCGGCCGGCGCGGTGGCGATGATCGTTCCGCATCGGATTGCCGGCGTGAATGTTCCGCAACTGGTGGTCAAGGATACGCTGATCGACGGCCTGTGGGGTCTGGCGCGCGCCGCGCGCGCGCGGTTCAAAGGCCCGGTGATCGGGCTCACCGGCAGCGCCGGCAAGACCAGCACCAAGGAATTCCTCGCCGCTTATCCGAACGCCTATGCCAGCCCAAGCAGCTTCAACAATTTCTGGGGCGTGCCGCTGACGCTGTGCAATGCCAGCCCGCGCGCAAGCGTGTGGGTCGTCGAGATGGGCATGAACCAGACCGGCGAGATCGCGCGGCTCAGCGAACTCACCAAGCCGACGGTGGCATTGGTCGTGAACGTGCAGCCGGTACATCTGGAAAAGCTCGGCAGCCTGGAAGCGATCCGCCGCGAGAAGGTGAGCATCGCGCAGGGCCTGCCAAAAGACGGCGTGCTGGTACTGCCTGAAGACGTCGCGGCGCCGGAATGGAACGGCAAGGTCGTTCGTTTCGGCGATAGCTCAAAGGTGCGGGCGCTCAGGCACACGGCCGAGGGCGAGAGCTGGAACGTCGCCGTCGAGGTGAACGGCAGCGGAATCAAATTCGGCCTGACGCCCGGCGCGCCGCATCGGCTGCAGAACGCGCTGGCCGCGCTGGCCTCGATCCATGCCGCCGGGCTCGATCCGGCAGCGCTGGCCAAAGAGCTGAGCCATGTCGGCATCATGACCGGCCGCGGCGTCGAGCAGGCGGCGGGCGGCGTCACGGTGATCGACGACAGTTTCAACGGCAACCCGGCCAGCATGGTGGCCGCGCTCGGCAGCCTGAAGGCGCGGCCGGTGAAATCCGGCCGGCGTATCGCCATTCTCGGCGACATGCTGGAATTGGGCGCTGACGCGCCCGCCTATCACGAGAAGCTCGCGAAAGACCTGCCTGATATCGACGGCATCTACTGCGTCGGCCCGCTGATGCGGCACCTATATAATCTTGTTCCCGCCGAGCGGGCGCTCGGCTGGCACGACGACCCGGCGACGCTCGACCCCCAACAAATCGCCGCATTGCTGCGCGAGGGGGACGTGGTGGTGGTCAAGGGCAGCAAAAAGATGTTCTGGGTGAACAAGTTTGTGCCCCGCCTGCTGGCCGCGCTGGAGCCAAAGGCGTAGACTGGCTGCATCAGGCGGCCGATGTCTCCGCGAGACGTGATTCGTCAATACCCCAGCCATGACCAAGATTCGCTTGGTTTGAGGATGAAAACGATTATCAAGTCGTTGCCAAAGCGCTTACCGCCAAAGACGGCGCAACCAAGCCGCGTGACAGGGCTTTTTGAATGTTTTACTGGCTGATCGAGCTTTCCAACACCGTTCCCGGTTTTGGCATCTTCCGCGGCGTCTTCAACGTGTTTCGCTACATCACCTTCCGCACCGGCGGGGCGATGGTGACGGGCGCGCTGTTCGTGTTCCTGTTCGGACCCTGGATCATCGACCATTTGCGCCTGCGGCAGGGCAAGGGCCAGCCGATCCGCACCGACGGCCCGGCATCGCATCTGATCTCCAAGAAGGGCACGCCGACGATGGGCGGGCTGATGATCCTCTCCGGCCTCGTCGTCTCGACGTTGCTGTGGGCCAATCCGCTCAACCCTTATGTCTGGATCGTGCTGGCGGTGACGCTCGGCTTCGGCTTTGTCGGCTTCTACGACGACTATCTGAAGGTGACGAAGCAGAGCCACAGCGGCTTCGCCGGCAAGCTGCGGCTTTTGATCGAAGGGATTATCGCGCTTGCCGCCTGCTACGCGCTGGTGCGGCTCGGCCGCGACGCGACATCCACCTCGCTGGCGGTTCCTTTCCTGAAGGACGTGGTGATCAATTTCGGCTGGTTCTTCGTGATCTTCGGCGCCTTCGTCATCGTCGGCGCCGGCAATGCGGTGAACCTGACCGACGGTCTCGACGGCCTTGCCATCGTGCCAGTCATGATCGCCGCCGCCAGCTTCGGCATGATCTCGTATCTGACCGGCAACGCGGTGTTCTCCGATTACCTGCAGATCCGCTATGTCGCCGGCACCGGCGAACTCGCGGTGCTCTGCGGCGCGGTGCTCGGCGCCGGCCTTGGCTTTCTCTGGTTCAACGCGCCGCCGGCCTCGATCTTCATGGGCGATACCGGATCGCTCGCGCTCGGCGGAATGCTGGGGGCGACGGCGGTGGCGGTCAAGCACGAGATCGTGCTCGCTGTGATCGGCGGCCTGTTCGTGCTCGAAGCCGTCTCCGTGATCGTGCAGGTGACGTCGTTCAAGCTGACGGGAAAACGCGTGTTCCGCATGGCGCCGCTGCACCATCATTTCGAGCAGAAGGGCTGGACCGAGCCGCAGATCGTGATCCGCTTCTGGATCATCTCGGTGATGCTGGCGCTCGCCGGCCTCTCCACGCTGAAGCTGCGGTGAGCCGCGCGCGATGATCCCCGTCACCTCATTCGCCGGCAAGACGGTCGCCGTGTTCGGCCTCGGCGGTTCCGGCCTTGCGAGCTGCCACGCGCTCAAGGCTGGCGGGGCGGAGGTCATCGCAGGCGACGACAGCGCCGACAACGTCGCCAAGGCGGCGCAGGCCGGCTTCACCACCGCCGATCTGCGCAACGTTTCGTGGACGAATTTCTCCGCGCTGATCCTCACCCCCGGCGCGCCGCTGACGCATCCGGCGCCGCATTGGTCGGCGCTGATGGCCCGCCAGGCCGGCTGCGAGGTGATCGGCGACATCGAGTTGTTCTGCCGCGAGCGCCGCCGCCACGCCCCTAGCGCGCCGTTCGTCGCCATCACCGGCACCAACGGCAAGTCGACCACCACGGCGCTGATCGCACACCTGATGAAGGTTGCCGGCTACGACGCCCAGATGGGCGGCAATATCGGCACCGCGATTTTGTCGCTGGAGCCGCCGAGAATGGGGCGCGTGCATGTGGTGGAAATGTCGTCCTACCAGATCGACCTTGCACCTTCGCTCGATCCGTCCGTTGGCATTCTCCTCAACGTCAGCGAGGACCATATCGATCGCCACGGCACGCTGGAAAACTATGCCGCCGTGAAGGCGCGGCTGGTCGCAGGCGTGCAGCCGCAGGGCACGTCGATTGTCGGCGTCGATGACGGTTGGTGCCGCAACATTGCCGACCGGCTCGACCAGGCCGGCAAACGCGTGGTGCGGATTTCCGTGAAGAATCCGCTGCCCGACGGTGTCTATGTCGAGCGCGAGACCATCGTGCAGGCCTCCGGCGGTGCGCGCCGCGAGATCGCAAGGCTTGGCGGCATCGGTTCGCTGCGCGGCCTGCATAACGCGCAGAACGCGGCCTGCGCCGCGGCCTGCGCGCTCGCGATGGGCATTTCGACAGACACTCTGCAAAATGGCCTGCGCAGCTTTCCCGGTCTCGCGCACCGCATGGAGCAGGTCGGCCGCCGCGGCAACGTGCTGTTCGTCAACGACTCCAAGGGCACCAATGCGGACGCCGCCGCGCACGCGCTGTCGTCCTTTGCCGATATCTTCTGGATTGCCGGCGGCAAGCCGAAGCAGGGGGGCATCACCAGCCTCAGTGAATATTTCCCGCGGATCCGGAAAGCCTATCTGATCGGCGAGGCCGCGCCGGAATTTGCCGGCACGCTGGGCGAGCGCGTGCCGCATGAAATTTCGCAGACGCTCGATGTGGCTGTCGCGAATGCCGCGCGCGATGCCGAAGCCTCGGGGCTGATCGATCCTGTCGTCCTGCTCTCGCCCGCCTGCGCCTCGTTCGACCAGTACCGCAACTTTGAGATTCGCGGGGCCGCGTTCCGCGATCTCGTGACGGCGATGCCCGGCGTGAAGCCGGTGGTGTGAGCTCGTCGTGTCCCGGACGCGTTTGCGGCATGTAATGCCGCTACGCAGAGCCGGGACCTATGGCGGCATGGGCCCCGGCCTGGCAGCGCATCGCTTCGCGCTGCGCTGCATCGGGGGCACGAGTTCGTAGGATGGGTAGAGCGCAGCGAAACCCATCGTTGCGGCAAAAAATGATGGGTTTCGCTTCGCTCTACCCATCCTACACCCTGCTTATTTTGAAGGCGTCGCAATGGCAATTCGTGCGTGCTCGCACCGCTGCATCAGCTTCGTGCTTTCCGTCCTTTCGGCAGCCTGCGCTCTTCCTGCTGCTATGCACGCCGCATCGCCCGACAAGGTGACGCTCACCGGCTCGACAATTACGTGGAGCACGGTCAAATATGCGACGGATGCGGAGAACGGCTTCGTCGACGGGTCGCTGGACAAGAGCACCATCGTCGATCGCACGTTCAAGACCCACGTGCTTGAGAACCGCTATCTGAAGGTGACGCTCGTCCCCGAATTCGGCGGCCGTATTCTTTCCATCATCTACAAGCCGACCGGGCACGAGCAGCTCTATCACACGGAAGTCGGCGTGCCCTACGGCATGAAGGCCGGCAATTTCTATTACGATTGGCTGATGGTCTATGGCGGCATCTTCCCGACCTTTCCAGATCCCGAGCACGGTAGGGCATGGCTGAAGCCGTGGGATTTCAAGGTACTGAAAGAGAGTGCCGAAGAAGTGACGGTGTCGATGTCGATCAAGGATGATTTCGCCTATCCCGCGGCACCCGCGCAGTTTCTCAAGGGGCCTACGGGCATCGAAGCGACTTACTATGTCACGCTGAAGGCCGATCGCGCTGCGCTCGATACCCGCGTGGTGCTGAGAAATCCGCAATCCAAATCGGTCGACTACGAATACTGGACGTGTACGACGCTCGCGCCGGGATCAGACCCGAACAATCCCAAAACGACCGGCGGCGCCGAAATCATTGCGCCGATTGAGGCCTACACCACGCCCGCCTGGTCGGCCAATCTTTCCGCAGGCGATGAGAGCCTAGGCTCAGGCAAGAGCCGCTTCGAGAAACTACGCTACTTCAAGAACTGGCCGACGATGGGCATCGCGTATGCCGCGCCCGATATGCAGGGCAGGAATTTCTGGGGCGTGATCAACCACGACAGCGAAGAGGGGATCATCCGCATCGCCGACAACGCGATCACTCGGGGGCTAAAGATGTGGACGTGGGGATTTCCGTCGTTCACGAACGAAACCGACGCGCGCAAGGACCCGACCGAGGCGCAGCCTTACGTCGAATTATGGGCGGGCGTATCGGACCAGTTCTTCCACCGCGCCACGCTTCCGGCGCAAGGCGAAGTATCCGTTACGGAGACCTACAGCCCGACCGTGGGCATGAGTAGCGTGACGCATGCGAATGAGAACATCCTTGTTAATCTCTCGGCCACGTCGTCCGATGTGAACCTCCAGTTCTTCAACATCGAGCCGGCCACGCCGTTGCGCGTAACGCTAAAACGCGGCGTTGCGATATTGTTCGATGACGCCGTGAAGGCGGATCCGAAAAACGGAAATCGCATTTCCACGGCGATGCCGGCCAGCACCAGTGGCGAACAGGTGCGGTTGACGATCACGACCACAGATGGACGAGAGCTGATCGCGGCCGATGCAAAGATGAAATAATGAGTATCGCTTCGCTCCAGCCATCCACAGACTGTCGTCACCCGACCCAGTATTCCAGAGACGGCAGCGATAGATCCAATAGGCCACGGCGTACTGGATACCCGCCTTCGCGGGTATGACGACCTGTTGTGAGACGCGACCGCACGCTATTTCGAAAGTTACCCATCCCATTAACCCCCCATAAACCATCCTGCGCCACCAATGGGTGCTACCTCTGCCATTTGGGAACGCCCATGCTCCACCGTGACCAACGCACGCCATTTTCGGATTGGTGGTGGACCGTGGACAAGCTGCTGCTTGGCGCGATCCTGGCGCTGATGCTGGGCGGCGTCATCCTGTCATTGGCGGCGAGCCCGCCGGTGGCGACGCGGATCGGGCTTGATCCGTTCCACTTCTTCAGCCGGCACATGCTGTTCCTGCTGCCGTCGATCCTCGTTTTGATCGGGGTATCGTTCCTGTCGCCGAAGCAGATCCGCCGTCTGGCGCTGCTGGCTTTCGTCGCGAGCGTCATCCTGATCGTGGCGACGCTTGTCTTCGGCGCGGAGGTGAAGGGCTCGCGGCGCTGGATCACGCTGCTTGGCGTCAACATCCAGGCCTCCGAATCCGCAAAGCCCGCCTTTGTCGTGATGGCGGCGTGGCTGTTTGCGGAATCGACCAGGCGGCCGGAAATGCCGGCGACCTCGATGGCGATGGCGCTGCTCCTGATGCTGGTGTCGCTGCTGGTGATGGAGCCGGATTTCGGCCAGACCATGCTGATCCTGACGGTGTGGGGGGCGTTGTTCTTCATCGCCGGCATGCGGATGGTCTGGGTGGCCGGCCTGGCCGGTGCGGCGGCTGCCGGTCTGTTCAGCGCCTATCTGTTCGTTCCGCACGTCGCCGGCCGCATCAAACGCTTCATGAATCCGGCCTCCGGCGACACCTTTCAGGTCGACATGGCGATGGAAGCGTTCTGGAACGGCGGCTGGTTTGGCCTTGGCCCCGGCGAAGGAATTGCAAAACGCAGCCTGCCGGACAGCCATACCGATTTCGTGTTTGCGGTCGCCGCGGAAGAGTTCGGCATCATCCTCTGCCTGGCCCTGGTTGTGCTGTTCGCCTTCATCGTGCTGCGCACGCTGACGCGCGCCTACGCCAGTGAGGACATGTTCGCGCGCTTTGCGGCGTCGGGGCTTGCCATTTTGTTCGGCGTGCAAGCCGCCATCAACATGGCGGTCAACCTGCAACTCATCCCCGCCAAAGGCATGACGCTGCCGTTCATCTCCTATGGCGGCTCGTCGATCATCTCGCTCGCCTATGGCGTCGGCATGATGCTGGCGCTGACGCGGCAGCGCCCGCGCACCGAAGTGGAATCGATGAACGAGGCGGTTGTCGCGCGCGGTTACGCTTGACGCAAAGCTATCTACTTCGTCATTGCGAGCCAACGGGTCGCGCGAATGCGCGCCCGATGACAGGCTCCGCGAAGCAATCCATGCCTCGACCCGGGGATAGATGGATTGCTTCGTCGCTGCGCTCCTCGCAATGACGGCGGATTGCCTGTAAAAGCCCCCCATGGACAACGTACCTCTCATTCTACTCGCCGCCGGCGGCACCGGCGGTCATCTGTTTCCCGCCGAAGCGCTCGGCGTCGAGCTGATCAAGCGCGGCCTGCGCGTGCGGCTGGCGACCGATGCCCGCGCGCTGCGCTACAGTGGTCTCTTCACCAGAGACAATATCGACGTGGTGCCGAGCGAAACCGTGCGCGGGCGCAATCCGTTATCGCTGGCGCGCACCGTCATCACACTCGGCTATGGAACGGGTATCGCGATCAATCTGGTGCGGCGGCTGAAGCCCGCGGCCGTGGTCGGCTTTGGCGGTTATCCGACCCTGCCGCCGCTGATGGCGGCAAGGCTGCTCGGCGTCCCCAGCATCATCCATGATGCCAACGCCGTGCTCGGCCGCGCCAACCGTTTTCTTGCCGGCCGCGTCAATGTGATCGCGACCTCGCTGCCCGGTGTGCTCGACCGCGATCCTGCGCTCGCGGGAAAGGCGACGACGGTCGGCACGCCGATGCGGCCCGCGATCCTCGCCGCTGCCGCGACACCCTTTGCCTCGCCCGAACCGAACGGGCCGCTGCGCCTGCTCGTGGTCGGCGGCAGCCAAGGCGCACGGGTGATGAGCGATATCGTGCCGCCGGCTATCGAACGGCTCGAGCCGGTGCTGTGGAGCCGCCTCGTCCTGACCCAGCAGGTGCGCGAGGAGGACATGGCGCGGGTTCGCGCGGTCTATGACCGGCTCAAGGTCAAGGCCGAACTCGCGCCGTTCTTTTCCGATCTGCCGGCGCGGCTGGCGTCCAGCCATCTCGTGGTTTCGCGCTCCGGCGCCGGCACGGTGGCGGAACTTGCCGCGATCGGCCGGCCCTCGATCCTGGTGCCGCTGCCCGGCGCCATCGACCAGGACCAGTTCGCCAATGCCGGCGTGCTGGCCAAGGTCAACGGCGCCTTGCGGATCCCGCAAGGCGAATTCACGCCGGACCGGCTGGCGGCGGAAATCTCCGCCTTTGCCGCCGAACCGGCGCGGCTGACTGCCATGGCGGAGGCCGCCCGCCAGGTCGGCCGGCTCGACGCCGCCGAGCGGCTGGCCGATCTGGTGCTGAAAACGGCCGGAATCTAGGCGGTTGCCCGCAAAATTGCCCCTTGTCATGCCCCGCGAAAGCGGGGCATCCAGTACTCAGCGCAGCTGATTTGAGCCTCGGCTTCGCGGAATACTGGATCGCTTCGCCCACAAGGCGGGCGACGACAAGGAACCATTCATGAGACTGCCGCGCGAGATCGGACCCATTCACTTCGTCGGGATCGGCGGTATCGGCATGAGTGGCATCGCCGAGGTGCTGGTCAATCTTGGCTACACCGTGCACGGCTCGGACGCCTCCGAAAGCGGCAATGTCGCGCGTCTCAGGGAGAGGGGCGTCAAGGTCTCGGTCGGCCACAAAGCCGAGAACGTCGACGGCGCCGACGTCGTCGTGGTCTCGACCGCAATCAAGCGCGACAATCCGGAACTGATGGCCGCCCGCGCCCAGCGCATCCCGGTGGTGCGCCGCGCCGAAATGCTGGCCGAACTGATGCGGCTGAAAAGCTGCGTCGCGATTGCCGGCACCCACGGCAAGACCACGACGACCACGATGGTCGCGACATTGCTCGACGCCGGCGGGCTCGACCCCACCGTGATCAATGGCGGCATCATCAACGCCTACGGCTCTAATGCGCGGCTCGGGGCCGGCGACTGGATGGTGGTGGAGGCCGACGAGAGCGACGGCACGTTCCTGAAGCTGCCGTCCGACGTCGTGATTGTCACCAATATCGACCCTGAACATCTCGACCACTTCAAGACGTTCGAGGCGATCCAGGAAGCCTTCCGCAATTTCGTCGAGAACGTTCCGTTCTACGGCTTTGCGGTGATGTGCACCGATCATCCCGTGGTGCAGACGCTGGTCGGCAAGATCGAGGATCGCCGCATCGTCACCTATGGCGAAAATCCGCAGGCCGATGTCCGACTCGTCGACCTGACGCCGATGGGTGGGGGCTCGAAGTTCAAAGTCGTGTTCCGCAACCGCAAGACCGACGCCACCCACGAGATATCAGATATCATGCTGCCGATGCCCGGCCGGCACAATGCGTTGAACGCGACGGCGGCGATTGCGGTGGCGCATGAGCTCGGCATGTCTGACGACGCGATCCGCAACGCGATCGCCGGTTTCGGCGGCGTCAAGCGGCGCTTCACCCGCACCGGCGAATGGAATGGCGTCACCGTGATCGACGATTACGGTCACCACCCGGTCGAGATCGCCGCTGTTCTTAAAGCGGCGCGTGAATCCACCAACGGCAAGGTCATCGCCGTGGTGCAGCCGCACCGCTTCACCCGCCTGCAATCGCTGTTCGAGGAATTCTGCACCTGCTTCAACGATGCCGATGCGGTCGTTGTTGCGGAAGTCTATCCGGCCGGCGAGGCGCCAATCGAAGGCATCGACCGCGACCATTTCGTCACCGGCCTGCGCGCCCATGGCCACCGCGAGGTGATCCCGCTTCCGGGCGCTGCGGACCTCGCCAGGATCGTCCACGGCATCGCCGGCTCCGGCGATCTCGTCGTCTGCCTAGGGGCCGGCAACATCACGCAATGGGCCTACGCGCTGCCCGGCGAATTGAAGGCGTTGGATTAGCAGTGGCATTCCCCGACATCACCCCCGACCTCAAAGCCGCGATGCCGGGGCTGCGCGGGCGTCTGCTGGCGAATCAGTCGCTCGCCGAGCTGACCTGGTTTCGCGTCGGCGGGCCGGCGCAGGTGCTGTTCACGCCGGCGGATGAGGACGATCTGGCCTATTTCCTAAAGCATCTTCCGAACGAGCTGCCGGTCTATGTCGTCGGCGTCGGCTCCAACCTGATCGTGCGCGACGGCGGCCTGCCCGGCGTGGTGATCCGCCTGGCGCCGCGGGCGTTCGGTGAGACCTCCGCTTCCGGCGATATCGTCAGCGCAGGCGCGGCCGCACTGGACAAGCGGGTGGCGGAGACCGCGGCCGCGGCCGGCATCGGTGGCATGGAATTCTTCTTCG includes:
- the murD gene encoding UDP-N-acetylmuramoyl-L-alanine--D-glutamate ligase, encoding MIPVTSFAGKTVAVFGLGGSGLASCHALKAGGAEVIAGDDSADNVAKAAQAGFTTADLRNVSWTNFSALILTPGAPLTHPAPHWSALMARQAGCEVIGDIELFCRERRRHAPSAPFVAITGTNGKSTTTALIAHLMKVAGYDAQMGGNIGTAILSLEPPRMGRVHVVEMSSYQIDLAPSLDPSVGILLNVSEDHIDRHGTLENYAAVKARLVAGVQPQGTSIVGVDDGWCRNIADRLDQAGKRVVRISVKNPLPDGVYVERETIVQASGGARREIARLGGIGSLRGLHNAQNAACAAACALAMGISTDTLQNGLRSFPGLAHRMEQVGRRGNVLFVNDSKGTNADAAAHALSSFADIFWIAGGKPKQGGITSLSEYFPRIRKAYLIGEAAPEFAGTLGERVPHEISQTLDVAVANAARDAEASGLIDPVVLLSPACASFDQYRNFEIRGAAFRDLVTAMPGVKPVV
- a CDS encoding DUF5107 domain-containing protein; this encodes MAIRACSHRCISFVLSVLSAACALPAAMHAASPDKVTLTGSTITWSTVKYATDAENGFVDGSLDKSTIVDRTFKTHVLENRYLKVTLVPEFGGRILSIIYKPTGHEQLYHTEVGVPYGMKAGNFYYDWLMVYGGIFPTFPDPEHGRAWLKPWDFKVLKESAEEVTVSMSIKDDFAYPAAPAQFLKGPTGIEATYYVTLKADRAALDTRVVLRNPQSKSVDYEYWTCTTLAPGSDPNNPKTTGGAEIIAPIEAYTTPAWSANLSAGDESLGSGKSRFEKLRYFKNWPTMGIAYAAPDMQGRNFWGVINHDSEEGIIRIADNAITRGLKMWTWGFPSFTNETDARKDPTEAQPYVELWAGVSDQFFHRATLPAQGEVSVTETYSPTVGMSSVTHANENILVNLSATSSDVNLQFFNIEPATPLRVTLKRGVAILFDDAVKADPKNGNRISTAMPASTSGEQVRLTITTTDGRELIAADAKMK
- the ftsW gene encoding putative lipid II flippase FtsW, whose amino-acid sequence is MLHRDQRTPFSDWWWTVDKLLLGAILALMLGGVILSLAASPPVATRIGLDPFHFFSRHMLFLLPSILVLIGVSFLSPKQIRRLALLAFVASVILIVATLVFGAEVKGSRRWITLLGVNIQASESAKPAFVVMAAWLFAESTRRPEMPATSMAMALLLMLVSLLVMEPDFGQTMLILTVWGALFFIAGMRMVWVAGLAGAAAAGLFSAYLFVPHVAGRIKRFMNPASGDTFQVDMAMEAFWNGGWFGLGPGEGIAKRSLPDSHTDFVFAVAAEEFGIILCLALVVLFAFIVLRTLTRAYASEDMFARFAASGLAILFGVQAAINMAVNLQLIPAKGMTLPFISYGGSSIISLAYGVGMMLALTRQRPRTEVESMNEAVVARGYA
- the murG gene encoding undecaprenyldiphospho-muramoylpentapeptide beta-N-acetylglucosaminyltransferase, which gives rise to MDNVPLILLAAGGTGGHLFPAEALGVELIKRGLRVRLATDARALRYSGLFTRDNIDVVPSETVRGRNPLSLARTVITLGYGTGIAINLVRRLKPAAVVGFGGYPTLPPLMAARLLGVPSIIHDANAVLGRANRFLAGRVNVIATSLPGVLDRDPALAGKATTVGTPMRPAILAAAATPFASPEPNGPLRLLVVGGSQGARVMSDIVPPAIERLEPVLWSRLVLTQQVREEDMARVRAVYDRLKVKAELAPFFSDLPARLASSHLVVSRSGAGTVAELAAIGRPSILVPLPGAIDQDQFANAGVLAKVNGALRIPQGEFTPDRLAAEISAFAAEPARLTAMAEAARQVGRLDAAERLADLVLKTAGI